One Idiomarina loihiensis L2TR genomic window carries:
- a CDS encoding GGDEF domain-containing protein, with the protein MAIPETPQEQVQHLSKKLRQSIQSRKQIEDDYLRDSQRYSNFVNDLCLALNGVDSELDGLLHKLRGHLQQNASAAVLEPMMQQVGEVISQHTVRMQTLLKETNESIQLALQSIKPRDSSGRSQLQKIANEFEQPTMTVSHYLPLVNQLLALSYQQQGTQTETQVAQYQSQLLDLLSEVEFLGNAADTLQQVKVALQKPQTNETLLAITLKVMRLVFNNINDERRSAQLFLQQLNASLESVQSVLGKTISHSADFADQRLHLNQQLKSGVSEIKACVTDAYELNDLKESVGLQLHRLGETLNQHLKLHDEERQSFHSNTQAMEQKLRETEEQVLHYKQELAKQKFRSLQDNLTKLPNRSAFDERLNLEFQRWVNDETPLSIAIIDVDHFKNINDSFGHIAGDKTLQVIAGTLSKSLRESAFVCRYGGEEFAIIFCSDGQSAYQHIENTREKVANIPFKFKTDDIRITISAGIAEFKYNEDTPLAVFERADKALYEAKNSGRNKVITAK; encoded by the coding sequence TTGGCAATACCGGAAACACCGCAAGAGCAGGTTCAGCACCTTAGCAAGAAGCTACGACAGAGCATCCAGTCGCGTAAACAGATAGAAGACGACTATCTGCGCGATTCGCAACGTTACTCAAACTTTGTGAACGACCTTTGTCTGGCATTAAATGGTGTTGATAGTGAGTTAGACGGTTTACTGCATAAATTACGCGGTCACCTGCAGCAAAATGCGTCCGCTGCGGTTCTAGAGCCCATGATGCAACAAGTGGGTGAGGTAATTTCTCAGCATACCGTTCGTATGCAAACGCTGCTGAAAGAAACCAACGAAAGTATCCAACTGGCATTACAGTCTATTAAGCCACGTGATAGCAGTGGCAGAAGCCAGCTACAAAAAATAGCAAATGAATTCGAGCAACCAACAATGACGGTTTCTCATTATTTGCCATTAGTAAACCAATTACTGGCACTTTCCTACCAGCAGCAAGGTACTCAGACAGAAACCCAAGTAGCTCAATATCAAAGTCAATTGCTTGATTTACTCAGCGAAGTCGAATTTCTGGGAAATGCTGCTGACACCTTGCAGCAAGTAAAAGTAGCTTTACAAAAGCCGCAAACTAACGAAACCTTGTTAGCTATAACCTTGAAGGTTATGCGGCTGGTGTTTAACAACATCAACGATGAACGCCGCTCAGCACAACTATTTCTGCAACAATTAAATGCTTCTTTAGAGTCTGTTCAAAGTGTATTAGGTAAAACCATAAGTCATTCTGCGGACTTTGCCGACCAGCGACTGCACCTGAACCAACAACTAAAAAGTGGCGTCTCCGAGATAAAAGCTTGTGTCACTGACGCGTATGAACTGAACGATTTAAAAGAATCGGTAGGTTTGCAGCTACACCGTTTAGGTGAAACTTTAAATCAGCACCTAAAGTTGCATGACGAAGAACGTCAAAGTTTCCATAGCAACACACAGGCCATGGAGCAGAAACTCCGTGAAACCGAAGAGCAGGTTTTACATTACAAGCAGGAGCTGGCTAAACAAAAGTTCCGCAGCTTACAGGACAACCTGACCAAGCTGCCTAACCGCTCTGCTTTTGATGAGCGCTTAAACCTGGAATTCCAGCGTTGGGTCAACGATGAAACCCCGCTGAGTATAGCCATTATCGATGTTGATCATTTTAAGAATATTAATGATAGCTTCGGCCACATTGCCGGCGACAAGACCTTACAAGTTATCGCAGGTACTCTTAGCAAATCGTTACGAGAATCAGCTTTTGTTTGTCGCTATGGTGGCGAAGAGTTTGCTATCATATTCTGTTCTGATGGACAAAGTGCCTATCAACATATCGAGAATACGCGGGAGAAAGTGGCTAATATCCCGTTTAAATTTAAAACCGACGATATACGCATTACTATTTCCGCGGGAATAGCCGAATTTAAATACAATGAAGATACACCGCTGGCGGTTTTTGAAAGAGCCGATAAGGCGCTCTATGAAGCAAAAAATAGCGGGCGCAACAAAGTCATCACAGCAAAATAG
- the ppnN gene encoding nucleotide 5'-monophosphate nucleosidase PpnN, whose protein sequence is MRASISPRGTMSLLSQLEIERLKQSSNSQLYKLFRNCCLAVLNAGSNTDSSAEIYDKYKDFSVNIIRKERGIKIELIEPPAEAFVDGELIVGIRELLESVLRDILFTGERYSEEELKDADSATLTHVVFDILRNARTIQAMQEPDMVVCWGGHSINEAEYKYTKEVGYQLGLRGLNICTGCGPGAMKGPMKGATIGHAKQRISGGRYLGLTEPGIIAAEPPNPIVNELVILPDIEKRLEAFVRCAHGIVIFPGGAGTAEELLYLLGILMHPKNQQQSLPVILTGPEASKDYFDALDTFIVETLGEEARGFYRIIIADPSGVAQHMHAGMAAVKQYRRDSGDAYYFNWTLFIDENFQRPFYPTHENVASLNLHPEQPKEELAADLRRAFSAIVAGNVKDGGIRQIREKGVFTIHGEKELMKRLDVLLRAFVEQGRMKLPGSVYHPCYKVVTD, encoded by the coding sequence ATGAGAGCAAGCATTTCTCCAAGAGGCACTATGTCTCTTTTGTCACAACTGGAAATAGAACGTTTAAAGCAATCCTCAAACAGCCAACTTTATAAATTATTTCGCAACTGCTGTCTCGCGGTCCTAAATGCCGGAAGTAATACCGACAGCAGCGCTGAAATTTACGATAAGTATAAAGATTTCTCCGTTAATATTATCCGCAAAGAGCGCGGTATTAAAATTGAGTTGATTGAACCGCCGGCGGAAGCTTTTGTTGATGGCGAACTCATTGTCGGTATTCGTGAGTTACTGGAATCCGTATTGCGCGATATTCTCTTTACCGGAGAGCGCTACTCAGAAGAAGAACTGAAAGACGCCGACAGCGCTACCCTAACCCACGTGGTGTTCGATATTTTACGCAACGCCCGTACTATTCAGGCCATGCAAGAGCCCGATATGGTTGTTTGCTGGGGTGGTCACTCGATTAACGAAGCTGAGTATAAATACACTAAAGAAGTGGGTTATCAGTTGGGTTTGCGTGGCTTAAATATCTGTACCGGGTGTGGTCCGGGTGCCATGAAAGGCCCTATGAAAGGCGCGACCATTGGTCATGCTAAACAGCGTATTAGTGGTGGTCGTTACCTGGGCCTTACTGAGCCTGGCATTATCGCTGCCGAGCCACCTAATCCTATCGTTAACGAACTGGTTATTTTGCCCGATATTGAAAAACGCCTGGAAGCTTTTGTTCGCTGTGCGCACGGCATCGTTATTTTCCCAGGTGGCGCGGGTACGGCTGAAGAACTGCTGTATCTTCTTGGCATACTGATGCACCCGAAAAACCAACAACAAAGCTTACCAGTTATATTGACGGGCCCTGAAGCGTCTAAAGATTACTTTGATGCGCTGGATACCTTTATTGTCGAAACTCTGGGTGAAGAGGCTCGCGGCTTTTACCGTATTATTATTGCTGATCCATCAGGTGTTGCGCAGCACATGCACGCAGGCATGGCAGCCGTAAAACAATACCGCCGTGATTCTGGTGACGCTTACTACTTTAACTGGACCTTGTTTATTGATGAAAACTTCCAACGCCCGTTCTACCCGACTCACGAAAATGTGGCGTCACTGAACCTGCACCCGGAACAGCCTAAAGAAGAGTTAGCAGCGGACTTACGCCGCGCATTCTCAGCTATTGTTGCCGGCAATGTGAAAGATGGTGGCATTCGCCAAATTAGAGAAAAAGGCGTATTTACCATTCACGGTGAAAAAGAGTTAATGAAACGACTGGACGTATTGTTAAGAGCATTCGTCGAACAAGGGCGTATGAAATTACCAGGTTCGGTGTATCATCCTTGTTATAAGGTTGTTACTGACTGA
- a CDS encoding DUF3192 domain-containing protein — MKNKVFVILAIGAVSYLAIVGAVLMLYQADPADLQWQERETYNARQIGQFDLGMSKDSVIRVLGSPDITEAKASSEGDMQVLFYRTHHVTSDGITTKDECTPLVFRDNKLIAWGNDSYRDYQNYQRRE, encoded by the coding sequence ATGAAAAATAAAGTCTTTGTCATACTCGCCATTGGCGCTGTTTCTTATCTAGCTATAGTAGGAGCAGTGCTGATGCTTTATCAGGCTGATCCTGCTGATTTACAGTGGCAGGAACGAGAGACCTACAACGCCAGACAAATTGGTCAATTTGATCTGGGTATGTCAAAAGACAGTGTTATTCGAGTTTTAGGCTCACCAGACATAACTGAAGCGAAAGCGTCATCTGAAGGTGACATGCAAGTTCTGTTTTATCGAACTCATCACGTGACTTCTGACGGAATCACGACTAAAGATGAATGTACCCCTTTGGTTTTTCGCGATAATAAGCTTATCGCCTGGGGTAACGACTCTTATCGTGACTATCAGAATTATCAGAGGCGAGAATGA